One window of the uncultured Treponema sp. genome contains the following:
- a CDS encoding GNAT family N-acetyltransferase gives MEKITIRKYTEKDVSAMCGIWNEVVEEGIAFPQEETLNEKSGAEFFAAQTYCAVAEETESGKTVGLYILHPNNVGRCSHIANASYAVSSACRGLHIGELLVKDCLDQARTSNFKILQFNAVVATNIHARHLYERLGFIQLGTIKGGFKMKDGHFEDICPYYREV, from the coding sequence ATGGAAAAAATTACAATCAGAAAATATACGGAAAAAGACGTTTCTGCAATGTGCGGAATATGGAACGAGGTTGTAGAGGAAGGCATTGCTTTTCCGCAGGAAGAGACTTTGAATGAAAAAAGCGGAGCGGAATTTTTTGCAGCTCAAACCTATTGTGCAGTCGCCGAAGAAACTGAAAGCGGAAAAACCGTCGGGCTTTACATTCTGCACCCGAACAATGTCGGCCGCTGTTCGCACATCGCAAACGCAAGCTACGCCGTAAGTTCCGCCTGCCGTGGACTACACATCGGGGAGCTTCTCGTGAAGGACTGCCTTGATCAAGCACGCACCTCAAATTTCAAGATTTTGCAGTTCAACGCCGTTGTTGCAACAAACATCCATGCACGGCATTTATACGAAAGGCTCGGTTTTATTCAGCTTGGAACAATCAAAGGCGGATTCAAAATGAAAGACGGACATTTTGAGGACATCTGCCCGTATTACCGCGAAGTGTGA
- a CDS encoding GNAT family N-acetyltransferase, whose translation MKLPVTTDRLIIRKYEEKDLNDLYEYLSDEEVVRFEPYSALSFDETKKNLEWRISSDEIFAIELKSTGKMIGNVFLGKRECESLELGYVLNKKFWGNGYAFEACFSMCKNAFSNGTHRIEANCDPLNSASWKLLERLGFIREGHLRKDIYFRKDKDGNPIWKDTYIYSKLNEKQ comes from the coding sequence ATGAAATTACCAGTCACAACCGACCGCCTGATTATCCGCAAATACGAAGAAAAAGATTTAAATGATTTGTACGAATATCTTTCCGATGAGGAAGTTGTGCGTTTTGAACCGTACAGCGCACTCAGCTTTGACGAGACAAAGAAAAACCTTGAATGGCGGATTTCTTCTGACGAGATTTTTGCAATTGAACTTAAATCTACTGGCAAAATGATTGGAAATGTCTTTCTTGGAAAACGCGAATGTGAATCGCTAGAACTCGGCTACGTTCTGAACAAAAAATTCTGGGGAAACGGCTACGCCTTTGAAGCCTGCTTCTCTATGTGCAAGAACGCCTTTTCAAACGGCACGCACAGAATTGAAGCAAACTGCGATCCATTGAACAGCGCCTCCTGGAAACTTTTGGAACGGCTCGGCTTTATCCGCGAAGGACATTTGCGCAAAGACATCTACTTCCGAAAAGACAAAGACGGAAATCCAATCTGGAAGGACACCTATATCTATTCAAAATTGAACGAAAAGCAATAA
- a CDS encoding DUF3781 domain-containing protein, whose product MTNELLENLEKLHTTELGAVRIKRNLGLETGDAVAWCKNAILTAAKNIENEESSGGETCGTVHNEKSGNANSKNSINKIFRKGKNWYIKTDGCTITVNAYSYTVITAHKEEENENNNTIHKKSAGKR is encoded by the coding sequence ATGACAAACGAACTTTTAGAAAATCTTGAAAAACTTCACACGACGGAATTAGGCGCTGTCCGCATAAAACGGAATCTCGGTCTTGAAACCGGCGATGCCGTCGCCTGGTGCAAGAACGCAATTCTTACGGCAGCAAAAAATATTGAAAATGAAGAATCAAGCGGTGGCGAAACTTGCGGAACAGTTCACAACGAGAAATCAGGCAACGCTAACAGCAAAAATTCCATCAACAAAATCTTTCGCAAGGGAAAAAACTGGTACATAAAAACAGACGGCTGCACAATCACGGTGAACGCGTACAGCTACACGGTGATTACGGCGCATAAGGAAGAAGAAAATGAAAACAACAACACAATTCACAAAAAAAGCGCTGGCAAGAGATGA
- a CDS encoding type II toxin-antitoxin system YafQ family toxin, translated as MEFSKEKTKYEVKFTSAMKKDMKKVEKRHYDLSLFAEIVGKLANGLPLDEKYCDHALEGNWKTHRECHIKPDWLLIYQIKDEVLILELSRTGTHSDLFKK; from the coding sequence ATGGAATTTTCAAAAGAAAAAACAAAATACGAAGTAAAATTCACCTCTGCAATGAAAAAAGACATGAAGAAAGTTGAAAAGCGGCATTACGACTTAAGCCTTTTTGCAGAAATAGTAGGAAAACTTGCAAACGGGCTGCCTCTTGATGAAAAATACTGCGACCACGCGCTTGAAGGAAACTGGAAGACCCACCGTGAATGTCACATAAAGCCGGACTGGCTTTTAATTTATCAGATAAAAGATGAAGTTCTGATTCTTGAGCTTTCCCGAACAGGAACTCACTCTGATTTATTCAAAAAATAG
- a CDS encoding CAP domain-containing protein — protein sequence MKKIKLFAVIAMLVAFTIMGGGCNFDENIFGNNNETSSSETEKELNPNNPLGADDDEIVVIDLDVMSQNEINEISFQKGMTYKVKGSKGGTKLTKLFNKMTDLTFLINVDLSDLQITQFTDNLGCHSCIQNLVLPKTLKTMGTFSFLKNNSLKSIVFYDKLIDLGGYGFMAQKLESIHVIGENPIYKSIDGVLYAKYTWKDAWYLCQCPLRKTGEVNIEEGTVAVTGGDGQGFGSGITKIVIPLSVTEIPEGAFEKATNATIYVAFKKTAPEGWADDWNEYCKEVVYDQNGPDTPPVTVNEETASWTGEEKRKALTASNLDLFTADEIYVYYYCNLARVNGKKFLELVAKPFVADSKNGYDENDSYVKSLYADLETLSDDLPMLSPDKDLCEAAAAHADDMIANNIFQHGSSDGTDCFTRIKKYYRDSTYGENLAARTNGTALQLVMDLLIDKGIEGAGHRKNILNRNFRAMGVSVKSGHPTYGNVCVQDFGGSVLNPSEN from the coding sequence ATGAAAAAAATCAAACTTTTTGCCGTGATTGCAATGCTTGTGGCGTTTACTATAATGGGGGGGGGATGCAATTTTGACGAAAATATTTTTGGCAACAACAATGAAACTTCATCCAGCGAAACTGAAAAGGAACTTAATCCAAATAATCCGCTAGGAGCAGATGACGATGAGATAGTTGTAATAGACCTTGATGTCATGAGCCAAAACGAAATCAATGAAATCAGTTTCCAAAAAGGAATGACATACAAGGTTAAAGGCTCAAAAGGCGGCACGAAGCTGACCAAACTTTTTAACAAGATGACCGACCTGACCTTTCTAATAAACGTGGATCTGTCCGACCTGCAGATTACCCAGTTCACAGACAATCTCGGCTGTCATTCATGCATACAGAATTTAGTTCTGCCAAAAACGTTAAAGACAATGGGAACTTTCTCATTTTTGAAGAACAACAGCTTAAAGTCCATCGTGTTTTACGACAAGTTGATTGATTTGGGCGGATACGGATTCATGGCGCAAAAACTGGAATCGATTCACGTAATCGGCGAAAATCCCATCTATAAAAGTATCGACGGTGTTTTGTATGCAAAGTACACCTGGAAGGACGCATGGTACTTATGCCAGTGCCCGCTAAGAAAGACAGGAGAAGTCAACATTGAGGAAGGAACTGTCGCGGTCACTGGAGGAGACGGACAGGGATTCGGTTCGGGGATAACAAAAATCGTCATTCCGCTGTCGGTAACGGAAATACCTGAGGGAGCGTTTGAAAAGGCGACAAACGCCACAATTTACGTCGCATTCAAGAAGACTGCGCCTGAAGGCTGGGCTGATGACTGGAACGAATACTGCAAAGAAGTCGTCTATGACCAGAACGGGCCTGACACTCCTCCTGTTACAGTAAATGAAGAAACTGCGTCTTGGACAGGGGAAGAAAAGAGAAAAGCGCTCACCGCCTCAAATTTGGATTTATTCACGGCAGATGAAATATATGTCTACTATTACTGCAATCTTGCGCGCGTAAACGGCAAGAAATTCCTTGAGCTTGTCGCAAAACCCTTTGTGGCGGACTCCAAAAACGGTTATGACGAAAACGACTCTTATGTGAAGTCCCTTTATGCGGATTTGGAGACTTTATCGGATGACTTGCCGATGCTGTCTCCTGACAAAGATTTGTGCGAAGCAGCTGCGGCTCATGCAGACGACATGATAGCAAACAACATTTTCCAGCATGGCTCTTCCGACGGAACGGACTGTTTTACAAGAATAAAGAAATATTACAGAGACTCAACTTACGGCGAGAATCTGGCGGCAAGGACAAACGGAACCGCGTTGCAGCTTGTAATGGATCTGCTCATAGACAAAGGCATTGAAGGAGCCGGGCACAGGAAAAACATACTGAACAGGAATTTCAGGGCGATGGGTGTCTCGGTAAAGTCAGGACATCCGACTTACGGAAATGTCTGCGTTCAGGATTTCGGCGGCAGTGTACTGAATCCGTCCGAAAACTAA
- a CDS encoding type II toxin-antitoxin system RelB/DinJ family antitoxin — translation MANLTITLDDQDKKDISSFCEQVGMTVSGLYNVFTKQVLREGRIPFDIAVDRPNRKTIKAMKEGDRIANDPNVKGYNNVHDLMEALLK, via the coding sequence ATGGCAAACTTGACAATCACACTCGATGACCAGGACAAAAAAGACATCTCTTCATTCTGCGAGCAGGTCGGAATGACGGTTTCCGGGCTTTACAACGTTTTCACAAAGCAGGTTCTCCGCGAAGGACGAATTCCGTTCGACATCGCTGTTGACCGCCCGAACCGCAAGACAATCAAGGCGATGAAAGAAGGCGACAGAATTGCGAACGACCCGAATGTAAAAGGATATAATAATGTTCATGACTTGATGGAGGCTTTGTTAAAGTAA
- a CDS encoding DNA-deoxyinosine glycosylase yields the protein MQKNIFIPEHIVHPFSPFFCEDSCVLIVGSLPSVKSRENGFYYGHPQNRFWKMLALVFSDEVPKTTEEKKNFLRQHKIAVYDSIKECTICGSSDSSIKNVVPSDIKSIVENSNVKKILANGKTAAKFFLKYQDENLCSMLKTLPSTSPANASFSLEKLAENWRAELQK from the coding sequence ATGCAGAAAAATATTTTTATTCCAGAGCATATTGTGCATCCGTTCAGTCCGTTTTTTTGCGAGGATTCCTGCGTTCTTATTGTGGGAAGCCTTCCGTCTGTAAAGTCGCGGGAAAATGGATTTTACTACGGACATCCGCAGAACCGTTTTTGGAAAATGCTTGCCCTTGTTTTTTCTGATGAAGTTCCGAAGACTACAGAAGAAAAGAAAAATTTTTTGAGGCAACATAAAATCGCAGTTTATGATTCAATCAAGGAATGCACAATTTGCGGCTCATCTGACAGTTCAATTAAAAACGTTGTTCCTTCCGACATAAAATCAATTGTTGAAAATTCCAATGTCAAAAAAATTCTTGCCAATGGAAAAACTGCCGCAAAATTTTTTCTAAAATATCAGGATGAAAATTTGTGCTCCATGCTAAAAACGCTTCCGTCCACAAGTCCTGCCAACGCTTCATTTTCCCTTGAAAAACTTGCAGAAAATTGGCGCGCGGAATTGCAAAAATAA